A part of Bacillus rossius redtenbacheri isolate Brsri chromosome 1, Brsri_v3, whole genome shotgun sequence genomic DNA contains:
- the LOC134528356 gene encoding zinc finger protein 135-like isoform X1, protein MEYTNRVIVEMKAPFLSAMGLYSQFALPIPTTAADACSPLHLHQQPTSHIKQENLQSVYRPFQQPYHASWSSASQVPEPSRTESGMGDNTFIVHSAEKSFFTQFPVPPEEVALPAAPASAPPENVQKPDQNFEDKKYAAAAAGAGETRPCGTCKPPANAARPYACPECGRAFAQLHSLQAHVRGHGAERPYACDVCRKGFTQLSALQVHSRTHSGEKPYSCEQCGKRFTQVSALQVHSRTHSGEKPYSCSECDKKFSQISALQVHNRTHTGEKPFTCLLCNKRFSQVSALQVHSRIHTGEKPYTCGECGKKFTQISALNAHTRTHTGDRPYACEICGRRFSQVGSLQRHVRTHTGEKPYACRACDKAFAQLSALQAHTRTHTGDRPYACTQCDKAFAQLSALQAHARTHSGLKPYACSQCDKKFAQMSSLQIHTRIHTGYRPHACARCGKAFTQLSALQVHQRTHGSPGALEKQADTPELYPSAGDSEDKPAAFGPTATVAIHAANSMYNVSDEGRNVYTPA, encoded by the exons caggaGAATTTGCAGTCGGTGTACAGGCCGTTCCAGCAGCCGTACCACGCCAGTTGGAGCTCCGCGTCGCAAGTGCCCGAACCCAGCAGGACCGAGTCCGGGATGGGGGACAACACGTTCATTGTTCACAGCGCGGAGAAGTCTTTCTTTACCCA ATTTCCTGTTCCACCAGAAGAGGTCGCCCTGCCCGCGGCGCCTGCCAGCGCACCACCAGAGAACGTTCAGAAACCTGATCAGAATTTCGAAG ACAAGAAGtacgcggcggcggcggctggcGCGGGCGAGACGCGGCCGTGCGGGACGTGCAAGCCGCCGGCGAACGCGGCGCGGCCCTACGCGTGCCCGGAGTGCGGCCGTGCCTTCGCCCAGCTGCACTCTCTGCAGGCGCACGTGCGCGGCCACGGCGCGGAGCGGCCCTACGCCTGCGACGTGTGTCGCAAGGGCTTCACGCAGCTCAGCGCCCTGCAG GTCCATTCGAGGACTCACTCTGGCGAGAAGCCGTACTCCTGCGAGCAGTGTGGCAAACGGTTCACGCAGGTCAGCGCTCTGCAG GTACACTCGCGAACCCACAGCGGGGAGAAGCCCTACTCCTGCAGCGAGTGCGACAAGAAGTTCTCTCAGATCAGTGCGCTCCAGGTTCACAACCGGACTCACACGGGTGAGAAGCCCTTCACGTGCTTGTTGTGCAACAAGCGCTTCTCGCAGGTGAGCGCGCTGCAGGTCCACAGCCGCATACACACGGGCGAGAAGCCCTACACCTGCGGCGAGTGCGGCAAGAAGTTCACCCAGATCAGCGCCCTCAATGCGCACACCCGCACACACACGGGCGACCGGCCGTACGCCTGCGAGATCTGCGGCCGCCGCTTCTCGCAGGTGGGCTCGCTGCAGAGGCACGTGCGCACGCACACGGGCGAGAAGCCGTACGCCTGCCGGGCGTGCGACAAGGCCTTCGCGCAGCTGAGCGCGCTGCAGGCCCACACCCGCACGCACACCGGCGACCGGCCATACGCCTGCACGCAGTGCGACAAGGCCTTCGCGCAGCTGAGCGCGCTGCAGGCGCACGCCCGGACGCACTCGGGCCTGAAGCCGTACGCCTGCTCGCAGTGCGACAAGAAGTTTGCGCAGATGAGCTCGCTGCAGATCCACACGCGCATCCACACGGGGTACCGGCCGCACGCGTGCGCACGCTGCGGCAAGGCGTTCACCCAGCTGAGCGCCTTGCAGGTGCACCAGCGCACGCACGGCTCTCCCGGGGCCCTGGAGAAGCAGGCTGATACCCCGGAGCTGTACCCTTCGGCGGGCGACTCCGAGGACAAGCCCGCTGCGTTCGGCCCCACCGCCACCGTGGCGATACACGCCGCGAACAGCATGTACAATGTATCAGATGAAGGGAGGAATGTTTATACACCTGCATAG